One Microlunatus soli genomic window carries:
- a CDS encoding GNAT family N-acetyltransferase, with translation MTEAPGSVGGHVPPHRSDLVLSDLSSDGLEDYFRVVVRGFHGEYNAEDMEPFLALIDPDRAFGFRAGDRWVTTTLSLPRTMSVPGGSIPIAAVTDVTVAPAFRRRGLLTKMMRHQLSGLAEPVSVLWATESLIYGRFGYGQLSRRLSLSGLTREMDFLPEVDLGSGSTDEVDQQTFLAAAPALREAITAGRPGLMSRDDRWWRDVLNDPERHRGGAGPLRFALHFADDGRPDGFASFRVKRESSQTDLGREVIINELEGDNPQAYAALWRWLLDLDLVRAFSKGSAPVDEPLLHLVRNPRMIKAELTDGAYARINDVPAALQARRYAADVDLVLQVVDDFLTDRGGVFRLAGGADGATVTPTDRSPDLTVTSRQLASLYLGAVPARELAAAGVLGDHDPAVIGRFDRAFGTERAAYCHDFF, from the coding sequence ATGACTGAAGCGCCCGGTTCCGTCGGTGGCCACGTGCCGCCGCATCGCAGTGATCTCGTCCTGTCCGATCTGAGTTCGGACGGGCTCGAGGACTACTTCCGGGTCGTGGTCCGCGGCTTCCACGGCGAATACAACGCCGAGGACATGGAGCCGTTCCTCGCCCTGATCGACCCCGATCGTGCCTTCGGTTTCCGAGCCGGCGACCGCTGGGTGACGACGACGCTGTCGCTGCCCCGCACGATGTCGGTTCCGGGCGGTTCGATTCCGATCGCGGCGGTCACCGACGTCACGGTCGCGCCGGCCTTCCGGCGTCGCGGTCTGCTGACGAAGATGATGCGGCATCAGTTGAGCGGCTTGGCCGAGCCGGTCAGTGTGCTCTGGGCGACCGAGTCGTTGATCTACGGCCGGTTCGGGTACGGCCAGCTCTCACGTCGGCTTTCGCTGTCCGGGCTGACCCGTGAGATGGACTTCCTGCCCGAGGTGGACCTCGGTTCCGGGTCGACCGACGAGGTCGACCAACAGACCTTCCTCGCCGCGGCGCCGGCATTGCGCGAAGCGATCACCGCCGGTCGTCCGGGGCTGATGAGCCGTGACGACCGGTGGTGGCGCGACGTCCTCAACGATCCCGAGCGACATCGTGGTGGCGCCGGCCCGTTGCGGTTCGCACTGCACTTCGCCGACGACGGCCGACCCGACGGGTTCGCCAGCTTCCGGGTCAAACGCGAATCGTCCCAGACCGACCTCGGCCGTGAGGTGATCATCAACGAGTTGGAAGGCGACAACCCGCAGGCGTACGCGGCCCTGTGGCGGTGGCTTCTCGACCTCGATCTGGTGCGTGCCTTCAGCAAGGGGTCGGCGCCGGTGGACGAGCCCCTGCTGCACCTGGTCCGCAACCCGCGGATGATCAAGGCTGAACTGACCGACGGTGCCTACGCCCGGATCAACGACGTGCCCGCCGCACTGCAGGCCCGCCGCTACGCCGCCGATGTTGATCTTGTCCTGCAGGTCGTCGACGACTTCCTGACCGATCGCGGCGGAGTGTTCCGGCTGGCCGGCGGCGCCGACGGCGCGACGGTCACGCCGACCGACCGCTCCCCCGACCTGACCGTGACTTCACGGCAGCTCGCCTCGCTCTACCTCGGCGCCGTGCCGGCTCGGGAGCTCGCCGCGGCCGGAGTACTCGGCGATCACGACCCGGCGGTGATCGGCCGCTTCGACCGAGCCTTCGGCACCGAGCGGGCGGCGTACTGCCACGACTTCTTCTGA
- a CDS encoding carbohydrate ABC transporter permease — translation MRRARKPGVARQVIAAIIGLAFIVPLLWTFVTSLSTRSDVYRFPPKLSPSWEWSNYARAWQAAPWLRYFGNTVLIAGCVVALVLATSLLAGFAFAVMRFRGRTVLFMIVMAVMMVPQTVLLIPNFIIAQRLGLYDTYLIQILPWGASVFGIFLLRQFFVTLPRELFEAAELEGAGAFRILISIAGPLAKPSLVLVGLNAFMGSWNAFVWPYLMTKSESIRPIEVGLQTFYGAEGTDWTGLSAAITFTTVPVIILFLFLQRYFVGGAYGVEGAVRG, via the coding sequence GTGCGACGGGCACGGAAGCCCGGAGTGGCCCGGCAGGTGATCGCGGCGATCATCGGGTTGGCCTTCATCGTGCCGCTGCTGTGGACCTTCGTCACCAGCCTGTCCACCCGATCCGACGTCTACCGATTCCCTCCGAAGCTGTCGCCCAGTTGGGAATGGTCCAACTATGCCCGCGCCTGGCAGGCCGCCCCGTGGTTGCGCTACTTCGGCAACACGGTGCTGATCGCCGGCTGTGTTGTGGCCCTGGTGCTGGCCACGTCACTGCTGGCCGGATTCGCCTTCGCGGTGATGAGATTCCGCGGCCGGACGGTGCTGTTCATGATCGTGATGGCGGTGATGATGGTCCCGCAGACCGTGCTGCTGATCCCCAACTTCATCATTGCCCAGCGGCTCGGGCTCTACGACACGTACCTGATCCAGATCCTGCCCTGGGGCGCTTCGGTGTTCGGGATCTTCCTGCTCCGGCAATTCTTCGTCACGCTGCCCCGGGAGCTGTTCGAGGCCGCCGAACTGGAGGGAGCGGGGGCGTTCCGGATCCTGATCAGCATTGCCGGACCGCTGGCGAAACCGTCCCTGGTGCTGGTCGGGCTGAACGCGTTCATGGGGTCCTGGAACGCGTTCGTCTGGCCGTATCTGATGACCAAGAGCGAGTCCATCCGGCCGATCGAGGTCGGTCTGCAGACCTTCTACGGAGCCGAGGGCACCGACTGGACAGGGCTGAGCGCGGCGATCACCTTCACCACCGTCCCGGTGATCATCTTGTTCTTGTTCTTGCAGAGGTATTTCGTCGGCGGCGCGTACGGCGTGGAAGGAGCGGTCCGTGGCTGA
- a CDS encoding ABC transporter substrate-binding protein, translating to MSTPISTSRRTVLAGGLGSAASAVGLSACGNGGASSADSSSVPSGDPDAKVTITFMEAMAAGAQKEALVKITKDFMAANPNITVKLEEQPDYGTLQTKISAQTGAGEPPTIAQVYGNWAAEYAEAEVIVPLDAYIAESPQYNDLFDGIKADLQLPDGKTWMWPFNKSVVVQYYNTDLVKEAPSSWDEFATVAKKVSTGDVVALSIDPGSSAAPAGGTALFEILAEGNGDPVFGTDGTPQFTKPGVVQALEYLVDLKKAGALALGKDYPGQVALGAEKGAFDLSSVASYPFNLEAVGDKFTLGVGQLPPGAKKPANQLAGTNIALFAQADENQKAAAWKYLQFLTEPAQQAYWSAQTGYLPVCQQATKEKAFTAYAKKAPFVTEATEQLNTATSLPPQKWINACSGFLSVAIQQAVGQGKDPAAVLKTAQASADKAKKQAG from the coding sequence ATGTCCACTCCGATCAGCACCAGTCGTCGTACGGTCCTCGCCGGCGGACTCGGGTCGGCCGCATCCGCGGTCGGGTTGAGCGCCTGCGGGAACGGCGGCGCGAGCTCGGCCGACAGCAGCTCGGTGCCGTCCGGCGATCCCGACGCCAAGGTGACCATCACGTTCATGGAGGCGATGGCCGCCGGCGCGCAGAAGGAAGCCCTGGTCAAGATCACCAAGGACTTCATGGCGGCGAATCCGAACATCACCGTCAAGCTGGAGGAACAACCCGATTACGGGACATTGCAGACCAAGATCAGTGCCCAGACCGGCGCCGGTGAGCCGCCGACCATCGCCCAGGTCTACGGCAACTGGGCGGCCGAGTACGCCGAGGCCGAGGTGATCGTGCCGCTGGACGCCTACATCGCCGAATCCCCGCAGTACAACGATCTCTTCGACGGCATCAAGGCAGATCTGCAGTTGCCGGACGGCAAGACCTGGATGTGGCCGTTCAACAAATCCGTCGTGGTGCAGTACTACAACACCGATCTGGTGAAGGAGGCGCCGAGCAGCTGGGACGAGTTCGCCACGGTCGCCAAGAAGGTGTCCACCGGCGACGTGGTCGCACTGTCGATCGACCCGGGCAGCTCGGCGGCGCCGGCCGGCGGGACCGCGTTGTTCGAGATCCTCGCCGAGGGCAACGGCGATCCGGTGTTCGGAACCGACGGGACACCGCAGTTCACCAAGCCCGGTGTCGTCCAGGCCCTGGAGTATCTGGTCGATCTGAAGAAGGCCGGTGCGTTGGCGTTGGGCAAGGACTATCCGGGGCAGGTCGCGCTCGGTGCAGAGAAGGGTGCCTTCGATCTGTCCAGTGTCGCCAGCTACCCGTTCAATCTGGAGGCTGTCGGGGACAAGTTCACTCTGGGAGTCGGCCAGTTGCCGCCGGGCGCCAAGAAGCCGGCCAACCAACTCGCCGGCACCAATATCGCGCTGTTCGCCCAGGCCGACGAGAACCAGAAGGCCGCGGCCTGGAAATACCTGCAGTTCTTGACCGAACCGGCTCAGCAGGCCTACTGGTCGGCGCAGACCGGCTACCTGCCGGTCTGTCAGCAGGCGACGAAGGAGAAGGCGTTCACCGCCTACGCCAAAAAGGCGCCGTTCGTCACCGAGGCGACCGAGCAGCTGAACACCGCGACGTCGCTGCCACCGCAGAAGTGGATCAACGCATGCAGTGGCTTCCTGTCGGTGGCTATCCAACAGGCCGTCGGTCAGGGCAAGGACCCAGCGGCCGTGCTGAAGACTGCGCAGGCCTCGGCGGACAAGGCCAAGAAGCAGGCGGGCTAG
- a CDS encoding phosphotransferase family protein: protein MVDPGAASLSWAIDAWMPSAAVVSVRDLHEGQGPWLIEVISDCTLHRAVLRTAGTSAKGDEYLQIEAAALTQAERAAVDAPRLIAIDDGRQTGVITSLQTALTGDTVAAQPRNDDRLLAVGGHLAEVHRIAVDPGPALPQRLRPLEPGGGYTAEKRASAENPTRRSRDGTRLLAAAAQQLASLPRSHSIRGLVHGDAWLGNIMAAGTRVTGLIDWGCAGVGHPGIDLGHARLSAAFTYGIKAADAILDGWEQAAGRAADAMPYWDTVAALETAPDMGAGTDTRDEFLQRALAKLH from the coding sequence ATGGTTGATCCTGGGGCGGCATCGCTGTCGTGGGCGATTGATGCCTGGATGCCGAGCGCGGCGGTTGTCAGCGTGCGTGACCTGCACGAGGGCCAGGGCCCGTGGCTGATAGAGGTCATCTCCGATTGCACATTGCATCGGGCCGTTCTGCGAACGGCCGGCACGAGTGCCAAGGGCGATGAATATCTCCAGATCGAGGCGGCTGCTCTGACGCAGGCCGAGAGAGCAGCGGTGGACGCGCCACGACTGATTGCCATCGACGATGGCCGGCAGACCGGCGTCATCACCTCGCTTCAGACTGCCCTCACCGGCGACACGGTGGCGGCCCAGCCGCGCAACGACGACCGGCTCCTTGCCGTCGGCGGACATCTCGCCGAGGTGCACCGCATCGCTGTAGATCCGGGACCGGCGCTTCCCCAACGCCTGCGTCCACTGGAACCGGGTGGCGGATACACCGCGGAGAAGCGTGCAAGCGCGGAGAACCCCACCCGGCGTTCACGGGACGGGACCCGTCTCCTGGCTGCCGCAGCCCAACAGTTGGCCAGCCTCCCACGCTCGCACAGCATTCGCGGCCTGGTGCACGGAGATGCCTGGCTGGGAAACATCATGGCCGCGGGTACGCGTGTCACGGGGCTCATCGACTGGGGCTGCGCAGGAGTTGGCCATCCAGGCATCGACCTGGGCCATGCCAGACTGAGCGCCGCGTTCACCTACGGCATCAAGGCCGCGGACGCCATTCTCGACGGGTGGGAACAAGCGGCCGGCCGCGCCGCGGACGCCATGCCGTACTGGGACACGGTCGCGGCCTTGGAAACCGCGCCGGACATGGGTGCCGGGACCGACACCAGGGACGAGTTTCTCCAGCGGGCTCTGGCGAAACTCCACTAA
- a CDS encoding MBL fold metallo-hydrolase, producing the protein MADRTDRTMIEFYGGLGVIGGSKIMISTPNARVLLDMGLDIPDGLDLFREPVRRRCGGELADYLNTGQAPELPGIYDPAQLPVQGPRADRSEALAVGDPRPTAIFLSHPHIDHDGMLGFVRAELSCHAHPETVELHRALAISGLGPVGRPVTLQPTPPGTAITVGDIVVEPIEVDHDVPGACGFLISTPDGRIGYTGDFNLHRNGGRRTSAFAERIRGVDALITETTLLSFDPLPAEPITEDEVLTVIGDRLAGPQLQLISAYERDVERAQAIIDLARQRGRTMIWPGQQATFLGLLGVRDVVTWDDSRRQRKAHQIAVANAIAAGTQPTTVGLAEVWDRPSDFLVQTDSADLPSLLDLPISVGTGWLHSQGEPLGPFMSTWQPFMDWLEHLGVEVVPAGSSGHAGPQALIEMVKQIAPGTVYPIHGFRPETAAHLLGAPQTEARTIVPAAGIRYPLR; encoded by the coding sequence GTGGCTGACCGAACCGACCGGACCATGATCGAGTTCTACGGCGGGCTCGGGGTGATCGGCGGCTCCAAGATCATGATCAGTACGCCGAACGCCCGGGTGCTGCTGGACATGGGGTTGGACATTCCCGATGGGCTCGACCTCTTCCGCGAGCCGGTCCGGCGCCGCTGTGGCGGAGAGCTTGCCGACTACCTCAACACGGGCCAGGCGCCGGAGCTGCCGGGAATCTACGACCCTGCCCAACTCCCGGTGCAGGGTCCGCGAGCCGACCGATCGGAGGCGCTGGCGGTCGGCGATCCGCGACCGACGGCGATCTTCCTGAGTCATCCGCACATCGACCATGACGGCATGCTCGGCTTCGTCCGTGCCGAGCTGTCGTGTCATGCACACCCGGAAACGGTCGAGCTTCACCGGGCGTTGGCGATCAGCGGACTCGGCCCCGTCGGCAGGCCAGTTACCCTGCAGCCCACGCCGCCCGGAACAGCGATCACGGTCGGAGACATCGTCGTCGAACCGATCGAAGTCGATCATGACGTCCCCGGCGCCTGCGGCTTCCTGATCAGCACCCCGGACGGTCGGATCGGCTACACCGGTGACTTCAATCTGCATCGCAACGGCGGTCGTCGGACCTCGGCCTTCGCCGAACGGATCCGGGGCGTCGATGCCTTGATCACCGAGACCACCTTGCTGAGCTTTGATCCGCTGCCGGCCGAGCCGATCACCGAGGACGAGGTGCTGACCGTGATCGGTGATCGGCTGGCCGGACCGCAGTTGCAGCTGATCAGCGCCTACGAACGCGATGTCGAGCGAGCACAGGCGATCATCGATCTGGCCCGGCAGCGGGGCCGGACGATGATCTGGCCGGGCCAACAGGCGACGTTCCTCGGCCTGCTCGGCGTCCGCGACGTGGTCACCTGGGACGACAGCCGTCGGCAACGCAAGGCGCATCAGATCGCGGTCGCCAACGCGATCGCCGCCGGCACCCAGCCGACAACGGTGGGACTGGCCGAGGTCTGGGACCGCCCCAGTGACTTCCTGGTGCAGACCGACAGCGCGGATCTGCCCTCTCTGCTGGATCTCCCGATCAGCGTGGGCACCGGTTGGCTGCACTCCCAGGGCGAACCGCTCGGGCCGTTCATGTCGACCTGGCAGCCGTTCATGGACTGGTTGGAACACCTGGGTGTCGAGGTGGTGCCGGCCGGGTCGAGCGGTCACGCCGGCCCGCAGGCGCTGATCGAGATGGTCAAGCAGATCGCACCGGGCACGGTCTATCCGATCCACGGCTTCAGACCCGAGACGGCGGCCCATCTGCTCGGGGCGCCGCAGACCGAGGCGCGGACGATCGTTCCGGCGGCCGGCATCCGATACCCGCTGCGTTGA
- a CDS encoding MurR/RpiR family transcriptional regulator, producing MSTTADPIDAAGAGRSTAADVTARITSLLPSLLPAEQQVARVLLDRAGDAADLSSQQVAELAGTSRATVVRASQSLGFSGYQQLRVLLARDAALADRARSARTPERGADGLATSTYRRFEQVRDAADRMTALLDPEQIESAVRRLAAADRILVVGHGLSRSLAIDAAARLVRLGLVAEHLTDRIDQLIVTRLLGERGVVLMISGSGSHTDSIGVAREVRQSAAHLIAVTAFARSPIAELADTLLVVGMPNSSFTEELTDTTRIPQAILLEGLMASLRDHLGERGHQAAALALAAVSDHVQE from the coding sequence GTGTCGACGACGGCCGACCCGATCGACGCCGCCGGAGCGGGACGATCGACGGCGGCAGACGTGACGGCGCGGATCACTTCCTTGCTGCCGTCCTTGCTGCCCGCCGAACAGCAGGTCGCCCGCGTGCTGCTGGACCGCGCCGGTGACGCTGCCGATCTGTCCAGCCAGCAGGTCGCCGAGCTCGCCGGGACGTCCCGGGCGACGGTCGTGCGAGCCAGTCAGAGCCTAGGGTTCAGCGGCTACCAACAGTTGCGGGTGTTGCTGGCCCGGGACGCCGCCCTCGCCGATCGCGCCCGGAGCGCACGAACGCCCGAACGGGGCGCCGACGGGCTCGCGACGAGCACCTATCGACGCTTCGAACAGGTCCGCGACGCAGCCGACCGGATGACCGCCCTGTTGGACCCGGAACAGATCGAATCCGCGGTCCGTCGGCTGGCCGCTGCCGACCGCATCCTGGTCGTCGGCCACGGACTGTCCCGATCGCTGGCGATCGACGCTGCCGCCCGGCTGGTCCGGCTCGGGCTGGTCGCCGAGCATCTCACCGACCGGATCGACCAGTTGATCGTCACCCGACTGCTCGGCGAACGCGGCGTGGTGCTGATGATCAGCGGCAGCGGGTCGCACACCGACTCGATCGGTGTCGCCCGCGAGGTCCGGCAGAGCGCCGCCCATCTGATCGCCGTCACCGCGTTCGCCCGATCGCCGATCGCCGAGCTCGCCGATACCCTCCTGGTGGTCGGGATGCCCAACTCCTCCTTCACCGAGGAACTCACCGACACCACCCGGATCCCGCAGGCGATCCTGCTCGAGGGACTGATGGCGTCACTGCGTGATCATCTCGGTGAGCGAGGTCATCAGGCCGCCGCCCTGGCCCTCGCCGCAGTGAGTGATCATGTCCAGGAGTGA
- a CDS encoding HAD family hydrolase: MSCSGVGIRSLPSDLARPSARPVLLLDFDGTICLGDGPVLAYAEAAFAALPAAQRAAAEEQLARFVDHDPQLHRQYADGYVLVQTLAASLPPAQLQAAYLTSRHRLAADGLGVRPAAGLAELLIKVGPTVSTVVLTNAPEVGVVETLERFGLSGLLDQVIVAGGKPTRMPEHLDVLLAGRPPSTLLSIGDHWINDVRIPLQRGTFGGLITETPRADQPAHLIGSGLAELSDGITEWAADPRAFARRHRLPVSAAIRTGAG, encoded by the coding sequence GTGAGCTGCTCTGGAGTGGGGATCCGGTCACTTCCCAGCGATCTCGCGCGCCCGAGTGCGCGGCCGGTCCTGCTGCTGGACTTCGACGGCACGATCTGCCTCGGCGACGGGCCGGTGCTCGCCTACGCCGAAGCCGCCTTCGCCGCCCTGCCGGCAGCGCAGCGGGCGGCAGCCGAAGAGCAGCTGGCGCGATTCGTCGATCATGATCCGCAGCTGCACCGGCAGTACGCCGACGGCTACGTCCTGGTCCAGACGCTCGCCGCGAGCCTGCCGCCGGCCCAGCTGCAGGCCGCCTATCTGACCAGCCGTCACCGATTGGCCGCCGACGGTCTCGGCGTCCGTCCGGCAGCCGGGCTGGCCGAACTGTTGATCAAGGTCGGCCCGACGGTCAGCACCGTTGTGCTGACCAACGCGCCGGAAGTCGGCGTGGTCGAGACGCTGGAACGGTTCGGTCTGTCCGGGCTGCTGGATCAGGTGATCGTCGCCGGCGGCAAGCCCACGAGGATGCCGGAACACCTGGACGTACTACTGGCCGGACGACCACCATCGACACTGCTCAGCATCGGTGATCACTGGATCAACGATGTCCGGATCCCCTTGCAGCGTGGGACGTTCGGCGGTTTGATCACCGAGACGCCGCGAGCCGATCAACCGGCGCACCTGATCGGGAGCGGTCTTGCCGAGCTGTCGGACGGGATCACCGAGTGGGCGGCCGACCCGCGGGCGTTTGCCCGGCGGCATCGGTTGCCGGTGTCCGCTGCGATCAGGACCGGCGCCGGATGA
- a CDS encoding alpha-L-fucosidase, whose protein sequence is MKPEHAWFTHDRFGMFVHWGLYALPARHEWVMNHERIQTEDYEKYFDYFEADLYDPRAWAAAAKAAGMKYVVLTTKHHEGFCLWDSKLTDYKVTKTPHGKDVVAAYVEALREADLKVGFYHSLIDWHHPDFTIDGVHPRRDDDNIEEQNAGRDMARYRDYLHGQVRELLTDYGTIDYLFFDFSYPGERNGHVGKGKEDWNSPELIKLVRELQPDIIVNDRLDIPGDLVTPEQYQPSGPMIKNGEPVVWEACQTLNGSWGYDRDNHDYKSPELLIRMLIDGVSKNGNLLLNVGPTGRGNFDPRAVESLTAIGDWMELHGRSVYGAGASEYTAPADTRLTQVGDRLYLHLFAWPMRHVHLQGLAGKIGYAQLLNDASEIAFSETDPDQAAQNTTPGGQPAGTVTLSLPIQQPDVAVPVVEIFLK, encoded by the coding sequence ATGAAGCCAGAGCACGCCTGGTTCACCCACGATCGATTCGGGATGTTCGTCCACTGGGGGTTGTACGCGCTCCCGGCCCGGCACGAATGGGTGATGAACCACGAACGGATCCAGACCGAGGACTACGAGAAGTACTTCGACTACTTCGAGGCCGACCTCTACGACCCACGCGCCTGGGCCGCGGCGGCCAAGGCGGCCGGCATGAAGTACGTCGTCCTCACCACCAAACACCACGAAGGCTTCTGCCTGTGGGACAGCAAGCTCACCGACTACAAGGTGACCAAGACCCCGCACGGCAAGGACGTGGTGGCCGCCTATGTCGAAGCACTCCGGGAGGCCGATCTCAAGGTCGGCTTCTACCACTCGCTGATCGACTGGCACCATCCGGACTTCACCATCGACGGCGTGCATCCCCGACGCGACGACGACAACATCGAGGAGCAGAACGCCGGGCGGGACATGGCCCGCTACCGGGACTACCTGCACGGCCAGGTCCGCGAACTGCTGACCGACTACGGCACCATCGACTACCTGTTCTTCGACTTCTCCTATCCGGGAGAGCGCAACGGACACGTCGGCAAGGGCAAGGAGGACTGGAACAGCCCGGAGTTGATCAAGCTCGTCCGCGAGCTGCAGCCCGACATCATCGTCAACGATCGGCTCGACATCCCCGGCGACCTGGTCACGCCGGAGCAGTACCAGCCGTCCGGTCCGATGATCAAGAACGGCGAGCCGGTGGTGTGGGAGGCCTGCCAGACGCTGAACGGCAGCTGGGGCTACGACCGGGACAACCACGACTACAAGTCACCCGAACTGTTGATCAGGATGCTGATCGACGGGGTCAGCAAGAACGGCAATCTGCTGCTCAACGTCGGTCCGACCGGCCGCGGCAACTTCGACCCCCGCGCGGTCGAGAGCCTGACGGCGATCGGTGACTGGATGGAGTTGCACGGACGCTCGGTCTACGGGGCCGGCGCCTCGGAGTACACCGCCCCCGCCGACACCCGGCTGACCCAGGTCGGCGATCGGCTCTACCTGCACCTGTTCGCGTGGCCGATGCGGCACGTCCATCTGCAGGGCCTGGCCGGCAAGATCGGCTACGCGCAGCTGCTGAACGACGCTTCCGAGATCGCCTTCAGCGAGACCGATCCCGATCAGGCCGCACAGAACACAACCCCGGGCGGTCAACCGGCCGGAACCGTGACGCTCAGCCTGCCGATCCAGCAACCGGATGTCGCCGTGCCGGTGGTGGAGATCTTCCTCAAGTAG
- a CDS encoding carbohydrate ABC transporter permease, whose amino-acid sequence MASPVAYLFVLPALLIFGVFTIAPTIFTFVISTFKWNYLNAALSRFVGADNYRSMVDGSSEPSFASTMAVSFYFVIAMVLLGTLISLLLALLLQRASTVLLAVRSALFLTYVTPLVATSMVWVWIFNPRFGLANAVLHLVGIDPVDWLGNPNTAMPSIIIYSLWHEVGFTTIVFVGGLTTISAELSEAARIDGAGSFAEFVYVTLPQLRPFVVFVIVIGSVSSLHAFTQFFVLTGGGPGYDTSTLGFQLYQQAFVLRNTGYAAALAVVLFVITIGLSIAQLAASRSLRP is encoded by the coding sequence TTGGCCTCACCGGTGGCGTACCTGTTCGTGTTGCCGGCGTTGTTGATCTTCGGCGTCTTCACCATCGCCCCGACGATCTTCACCTTCGTGATCTCGACCTTCAAGTGGAACTACCTCAACGCGGCACTGAGCCGCTTCGTCGGCGCCGACAACTATCGGTCGATGGTGGACGGCAGCAGTGAACCCAGCTTCGCCTCGACGATGGCGGTCAGCTTCTACTTCGTGATCGCGATGGTGCTGCTCGGCACCCTGATCTCGTTGCTGCTGGCGCTCCTACTGCAGCGGGCCAGCACCGTGCTGCTGGCCGTCCGCAGCGCCCTGTTCCTCACCTACGTGACGCCGCTGGTGGCCACCTCGATGGTCTGGGTCTGGATCTTCAATCCTCGCTTCGGCCTGGCCAACGCCGTGCTGCACCTGGTCGGCATCGACCCAGTGGACTGGCTCGGCAACCCGAACACCGCGATGCCGTCGATCATCATCTATTCGCTGTGGCACGAGGTCGGCTTCACCACCATCGTCTTCGTCGGTGGCCTCACGACCATCTCGGCCGAGCTCAGCGAAGCGGCCCGGATCGACGGTGCTGGTTCGTTCGCCGAATTCGTGTACGTCACGCTGCCGCAGCTGCGGCCGTTCGTGGTCTTCGTGATCGTGATCGGTTCGGTCAGCAGCCTGCACGCCTTCACCCAGTTCTTCGTGCTCACCGGCGGCGGCCCCGGCTACGACACCTCGACGCTGGGCTTCCAGCTCTACCAACAGGCCTTCGTGCTGCGCAACACCGGATACGCGGCAGCGCTGGCGGTCGTCCTGTTCGTGATCACCATCGGTCTCTCCATCGCTCAACTGGCGGCCTCGCGGTCGCTGCGGCCCTAG